Proteins from one Thioflavicoccus mobilis 8321 genomic window:
- the ppsR gene encoding posphoenolpyruvate synthetase regulatory kinase/phosphorylase PpsR — MTNRTVFYVSESTGITAETMGHSLLSQFDAVDFEQVYMPYINTELRAHALTERMQEAAERDGVRPIVFATMLDDGIRQILRGGNCFYMELFEGFIEPLAEELGVAPSRMSGRSHAITRPSSYTKRIEAINFAMANDDGIRPDNFNRADVVLIGVSRSGKTPTCLYLAMHYGLCSANYPITEEDFVRGDVPQEVWDSRHKLFALTIDPLRLQLIREERRPGSEYASMTRCEQDIKKAQAIYRRLNVPILNTTTQSIEEISSHIVKIVGNAVTRPLVGGAR, encoded by the coding sequence ATGACGAATCGCACAGTCTTCTATGTATCCGAAAGCACGGGAATTACCGCCGAAACGATGGGCCACAGCCTGCTCTCGCAGTTCGACGCGGTCGACTTCGAGCAGGTCTACATGCCCTATATCAACACCGAGTTGCGTGCCCACGCCCTGACCGAGCGGATGCAGGAGGCGGCCGAGCGTGACGGCGTGCGCCCGATCGTCTTCGCGACCATGCTCGACGACGGCATCCGCCAGATCCTCAGAGGCGGCAATTGCTTCTACATGGAGCTGTTCGAGGGGTTCATCGAGCCGCTCGCCGAGGAACTCGGGGTGGCGCCGAGCCGCATGTCCGGGCGCAGCCATGCGATTACGAGGCCGAGTTCGTACACGAAGAGGATCGAGGCCATCAACTTCGCGATGGCCAACGACGACGGGATCCGTCCCGACAACTTCAACCGCGCCGATGTCGTATTGATCGGCGTCTCGCGTTCCGGGAAGACGCCGACCTGCCTCTATCTCGCGATGCACTACGGCCTGTGCAGTGCCAACTATCCGATCACTGAAGAGGACTTTGTGCGCGGCGACGTACCGCAAGAGGTCTGGGACTCTCGTCACAAGCTGTTCGCCCTGACCATCGATCCGCTGCGCCTCCAGTTGATCCGCGAGGAGCGCCGTCCGGGCAGCGAATATGCCTCGATGACGCGTTGCGAGCAGGACATCAAGAAGGCACAGGCGATCTATCGGCGCCTGAACGTACCGATCCTGAACACCACCACTCAATCGATCGAGGAAATCTCCTCGCACATCGTCAAGATTGTCGGGAACGCGGTGACTCGGCCCCTCGTCGGTGGTGCGCGTTGA
- the lapB gene encoding lipopolysaccharide assembly protein LapB — MTELLFLLLPVAAASGWWVAQRSQSSGVGAAAAKDPAFFRGLNYLLDEQPDKAIDVFLKLAEVDEDTVETHLALGSLFRRRGEVERAIRIHQNLVARSNLDPVARGFALYELGQDYMRAGLLDRAESLFQELLELKLQPERALRALLEIYQQEKDWVRCLEVAEQLRTRKVAPMGIEIAQYHCELAEKALREGDSQAVVARLGRAQESDPGCARALLLRAELASRQDDSAGALDLYRRVVREDRRFFPEILPGLLACFADEDPEALISEFFRLYRDQPSPALMLSLVEAVREGRGEEAAIELLSDYLKEKADLAGLARLLELRLARADGREDETARVSLGVLRHLLARRPGYWCEHCGFTARRLHWQCPSCKRWKTIRPVEPEPIAVRTEEPTSAAPGPR, encoded by the coding sequence TTGACCGAACTGCTGTTTCTGCTGCTACCGGTGGCCGCCGCCTCCGGCTGGTGGGTCGCCCAGCGCAGCCAGTCCTCGGGGGTCGGCGCCGCGGCCGCAAAGGATCCAGCCTTCTTCCGCGGACTGAACTATCTCCTCGATGAGCAGCCGGACAAGGCGATCGATGTCTTTTTGAAACTCGCCGAGGTAGACGAGGACACGGTGGAGACCCACCTGGCGCTCGGCAGCCTGTTCCGGCGCCGCGGTGAGGTGGAACGTGCGATCCGCATCCATCAAAACCTGGTCGCTCGGTCGAACCTCGATCCTGTCGCACGCGGCTTCGCACTTTACGAATTGGGCCAGGACTACATGCGGGCCGGTCTGCTCGACCGGGCCGAGAGCCTGTTTCAAGAACTCCTCGAGCTCAAGCTCCAACCCGAGCGGGCCCTGCGGGCGTTGCTGGAAATCTACCAGCAAGAGAAGGATTGGGTACGCTGTCTCGAGGTCGCCGAGCAGTTGCGTACCCGTAAAGTGGCACCGATGGGCATCGAGATTGCCCAATACCACTGCGAGCTCGCCGAGAAGGCACTGCGCGAGGGCGATTCCCAAGCGGTCGTCGCGCGTTTGGGCCGGGCCCAGGAGAGCGACCCCGGCTGCGCACGCGCGCTCTTGCTGCGTGCCGAGCTGGCCTCGCGTCAGGATGACAGCGCCGGCGCACTCGATCTCTACCGCCGCGTCGTGCGCGAGGATCGCCGTTTCTTCCCGGAGATACTGCCGGGCCTGCTGGCCTGTTTCGCCGACGAGGACCCCGAGGCCCTGATTTCCGAGTTCTTCCGCCTCTATCGCGATCAGCCGAGCCCGGCGTTGATGCTGAGCCTTGTAGAGGCAGTGCGCGAGGGACGCGGCGAGGAGGCGGCGATCGAGTTGCTCAGCGATTATCTCAAGGAGAAGGCGGACCTGGCCGGTCTCGCGCGTCTGCTCGAGTTGCGGCTCGCCCGCGCCGATGGCCGTGAGGATGAGACGGCGAGGGTGAGCCTGGGGGTTCTGCGTCACCTGCTCGCACGTCGTCCGGGTTATTGGTGCGAACACTGCGGGTTCACGGCCCGTCGCCTGCATTGGCAATGTCCGAGCTGCAAGCGCTGGAAGACGATCCGGCCGGTGGAGCCGGAACCGATCGCCGTGCGAACCGAGGAGCCGACATCGGCTGCTCCCGGCCCGCGCTAG
- the pyrF gene encoding orotidine-5'-phosphate decarboxylase, translating to MNLDPRIIVALDFPAEGPALALADQLDPKRCRLKVGKELFTRLGPSFVARLQDLGFEVFLDLKFHDIPNTVAAACAAAADLGVWMVNVHASGGRAMMEAARARMAEFAKSPHLIGVTVLTSLDGDDLAAIGCPGEPAERVVQLAGLAAEAGLGGIVCSPREAAMVRAALGPGFLLVTPGVRPSIAASGDQKRVMTPSEALAAGADYLVIGRPITAAPDPLAALSAIEAELAP from the coding sequence GTGAACCTCGATCCCCGCATCATCGTCGCATTGGACTTTCCTGCCGAGGGGCCTGCCTTGGCCCTGGCCGATCAGCTGGACCCGAAACGCTGTCGCCTGAAGGTGGGCAAGGAACTCTTCACGCGGCTCGGGCCGTCGTTCGTCGCGCGCCTCCAAGACCTCGGCTTCGAGGTCTTTCTCGACCTCAAATTCCACGACATCCCCAACACGGTGGCGGCGGCCTGTGCCGCGGCGGCCGATCTCGGCGTCTGGATGGTCAACGTCCATGCCTCGGGCGGGCGGGCCATGATGGAGGCGGCGCGCGCGCGCATGGCCGAGTTTGCGAAATCGCCGCATCTGATCGGCGTGACGGTCTTGACCAGTCTCGACGGCGACGATCTGGCCGCGATCGGTTGCCCGGGCGAGCCGGCCGAGCGGGTCGTCCAGCTCGCCGGCCTGGCCGCCGAGGCCGGGCTGGGCGGCATCGTGTGCTCGCCACGCGAGGCGGCGATGGTGCGTGCGGCGCTTGGCCCCGGGTTCCTGCTGGTGACACCCGGGGTGCGGCCGTCGATTGCGGCGAGTGGCGATCAGAAGCGCGTCATGACCCCGAGCGAGGCGCTCGCCGCCGGGGCCGATTATCTGGTGATCGGGCGCCCGATCACGGCTGCGCCGGATCCGCTTGCGGCGCTTTCGGCGATCGAGGCGGAGTTGGCCCCTTGA
- the galU gene encoding UTP--glucose-1-phosphate uridylyltransferase GalU, producing the protein MARIRKAVFPVAGLGTRFLPATKASPKEMLPVVDKPLIQYAADEAEGGGAEQLVFITGRNKRSIEDHFDKAYELEMELEGAGKQKLLEIVQNLLPAHVSCIYLRQAEALGLGHAVLCARPVVGDEPFAVILADDLIQGEGQGVIAQMVEVYERFGCSVLGVEEVPRQETNKYGIVATETGPDGELRVTSMVEKPAPEDAPSNLAVVGRYILTPRIFDKLVETQVGAGGEIQLTDGIAALLAEEPVIAYPFKGKRYDCGSKLGYLEAQVELALQHPELGEDFAAYLKALAVE; encoded by the coding sequence ATGGCGAGGATCCGCAAGGCAGTGTTTCCCGTGGCCGGGCTTGGCACCCGATTTCTGCCGGCAACCAAGGCGAGTCCCAAGGAGATGTTGCCGGTGGTCGACAAGCCGCTGATCCAGTATGCGGCGGACGAGGCTGAAGGGGGCGGGGCAGAGCAGTTGGTGTTCATCACCGGCCGCAACAAGCGCTCGATCGAGGACCATTTCGATAAGGCCTACGAGCTGGAGATGGAGCTCGAAGGGGCGGGCAAGCAGAAGCTCTTGGAGATCGTCCAGAACCTGCTCCCCGCCCACGTGAGCTGCATCTATCTTCGCCAGGCCGAGGCGCTCGGGCTCGGGCATGCGGTGCTCTGCGCCAGGCCTGTCGTCGGTGACGAGCCGTTTGCCGTCATCCTGGCCGACGACCTGATCCAGGGCGAGGGCCAGGGTGTCATCGCGCAGATGGTCGAGGTTTACGAGCGCTTCGGGTGCAGCGTCCTCGGCGTCGAGGAGGTGCCTCGACAGGAGACCAACAAGTACGGCATCGTCGCCACCGAGACCGGACCTGACGGCGAGTTGCGCGTCACCTCGATGGTCGAGAAGCCGGCACCGGAGGACGCCCCGTCGAACCTGGCCGTGGTCGGTCGTTACATCCTCACCCCGCGGATCTTCGACAAGTTGGTCGAGACGCAGGTCGGCGCCGGTGGCGAGATCCAGCTCACCGATGGTATCGCGGCGCTCCTGGCCGAGGAACCGGTGATCGCCTATCCGTTCAAGGGCAAGCGCTACGACTGCGGTAGCAAGCTCGGCTACCTGGAGGCGCAGGTCGAACTCGCCCTCCAGCACCCGGAGCTTGGCGAGGACTTCGCCGCCTATCTCAAGGCACTGGCGGTTGAATGA
- the phoU gene encoding phosphate signaling complex protein PhoU has protein sequence MKQHTVRAFDEALRTVAADVLDMGQLVRNQLAVADALLGDMRAGDKAAIEATENDINALDRKISDEVQRILALRQPLGVDLRTLISCDRIATDLERIADHAKNIARRVAMIAEQGTSVDLTRTRTLAGRALGQLDAVLEAIEQRDIVSAKAVWRADSDIDSLYDETFHALVQEMCREPQVAASYTNALFIAKSLERVGDHVTNIAEDLVYWVACERLNKRDADMDGS, from the coding sequence ATGAAACAGCATACGGTCCGGGCGTTCGATGAGGCGTTGCGTACGGTCGCGGCCGACGTCCTCGATATGGGCCAGTTGGTGCGCAATCAGCTGGCGGTGGCCGATGCCCTGCTCGGTGATATGCGCGCCGGCGACAAGGCGGCGATCGAGGCGACCGAGAACGACATCAACGCGCTGGATCGAAAGATCAGCGACGAGGTGCAGCGGATCCTGGCGCTGCGCCAGCCGCTCGGCGTCGACCTGCGCACGCTGATCAGTTGCGATCGGATCGCCACCGATCTGGAGCGCATCGCCGATCACGCCAAGAACATCGCGCGGCGCGTGGCCATGATCGCGGAGCAGGGGACCTCGGTCGACTTGACGCGTACCCGGACCCTGGCAGGCCGTGCCCTCGGCCAGCTCGACGCGGTCCTCGAGGCGATCGAACAGCGGGATATCGTCAGCGCCAAGGCCGTTTGGCGCGCCGACAGCGACATCGATAGCCTCTACGACGAGACCTTCCACGCCCTGGTCCAGGAGATGTGCCGAGAGCCGCAGGTGGCGGCGAGCTACACCAACGCGCTCTTCATCGCCAAGTCGCTGGAGCGCGTCGGCGATCATGTCACCAATATCGCCGAGGACCTGGTCTACTGGGTCGCCTGCGAGCGCCTCAACAAGCGCGACGCAGATATGGACGGGTCCTGA
- a CDS encoding DUF29 family protein, whose protein sequence is MTSQVYDTDFLRWTEEQAALLRAAPFNEIYYEHTVGLSRVVRNEM, encoded by the coding sequence ATGACCTCGCAGGTGTACGACACGGACTTCCTTCGCTGGACCGAAGAGCAGGCCGCGCTGCTGCGCGCAGCGCCTTTCAACGAGATCTACTACGAGCACACGGTGGGCCTCAGCCGTGTCGTGCGGAACGAAATGTAA